Proteins encoded within one genomic window of uncultured Fretibacterium sp.:
- a CDS encoding biotin/lipoyl-containing protein has translation MNKYRVVVDGTAYVVEVEDLGMGAAPVSAPAAPSPAPAPVAAAAAPAAPAAPKAAAPVSAGGSAIAAPMPGKVLDVKVSVGSIVKSGDLVLLLEAMKMENEIFAPADGTVSEVRVRGGESVNTGDVLVVLS, from the coding sequence GTGAACAAATATAGGGTTGTCGTGGACGGTACCGCGTATGTCGTCGAGGTGGAGGATTTGGGCATGGGGGCCGCGCCCGTGAGCGCGCCCGCTGCCCCCTCTCCCGCTCCCGCGCCGGTTGCGGCAGCTGCCGCACCTGCGGCCCCTGCCGCGCCGAAGGCTGCGGCTCCGGTCTCCGCCGGGGGCTCGGCCATCGCCGCGCCCATGCCGGGCAAGGTCCTCGACGTCAAGGTCTCGGTCGGCAGCATCGTCAAGTCCGGCGACCTCGTTCTGCTCCTCGAGGCCATGAAGATGGAGAACGAGATCTTCGCCCCCGCCGACGGCACGGTGTCGGAGGTTCGGGTGCGGGGCGGGGAGTCCGTCAACACGGGGGACGTCCTGGTCGTCCTCTCCTGA
- a CDS encoding OadG family transporter subunit has translation MNPSAAPAAFEGVSGSITVSVTAFTIVFAVLAGLTAVIYAIKIFAGEGAGSAAASVAPAASASPAPPRGDPAPSAAVVPVPRTAEDDRRVVAAITAAILAATGGRGRVLSVVPERGTGQPSRWTRTWRTSALLEGVGNRLDRPWK, from the coding sequence ATGAATCCCTCTGCGGCTCCGGCTGCCTTCGAAGGGGTTTCCGGGTCCATCACCGTCAGCGTTACGGCCTTCACCATCGTCTTCGCCGTCCTCGCGGGGCTCACGGCGGTGATCTACGCCATCAAAATCTTTGCCGGGGAGGGCGCTGGGTCGGCTGCCGCTTCCGTCGCTCCAGCCGCTTCCGCCTCCCCGGCGCCCCCCAGGGGCGACCCCGCTCCGTCGGCGGCCGTTGTCCCGGTGCCCCGGACCGCCGAGGACGATCGGAGGGTCGTCGCGGCCATTACGGCGGCTATTCTTGCAGCGACGGGAGGCCGGGGGCGGGTGCTCTCCGTCGTCCCCGAGAGGGGGACAGGGCAGCCCTCCCGCTGGACCCGTACCTGGAGGACCTCTGCCCTGCTCGAAGGGGTCGGAAATCGTCTGGACCGTCCATGGAAGTGA
- a CDS encoding acyl-CoA carboxylase subunit beta, producing the protein MGFRTIEELCEELNEKRVSALAGGGEKAIAKQRAKGKGTARERVGRLLDPGSFVEIDEYVTHRCVNFGLDKNKPLGDGVVTGWGTIDGRKIFVFSQDFTVLGGSLGEKHADKICKVMDLAMEMGCPVIGLNDSGGARIQEAIDALNGYGKIFYRNTLASGVIPQFSVIMGPTAGGAVYSPALTDFIFMVEKTGVMHITGPAVIKAVTGEEVTSEELGGAVTHNTKSGNAHFMASSEEECFAQIRKVLSYLPLNNLEDAPSRETSDSVERADPELRGVVPTNPNKGYDVRDVLVRVLDDGEFTEVQAGWAQNILTGYGRIGGRAIGIIANQAKVMAGCLDINASDKASRFIRHCDAFNLPIVTFVDVPGYLPGVTQEHNGIIRHGAKLLYAYSEATVPLVTVILRKAYGGAYLAMSSKSLGADMVLAWPQAEIAVMGAEGAANIVFKKEIEASSDPASARLEKIEEYRRAFATPYVAAERGLVDRVIMPEETRRELWIALDGMESKRVRRPSKKHGVIPH; encoded by the coding sequence ATGGGATTCCGGACCATCGAGGAGCTTTGTGAGGAGCTCAATGAGAAACGCGTATCCGCTCTCGCCGGCGGCGGGGAGAAGGCCATCGCCAAGCAGAGGGCCAAGGGAAAGGGGACGGCCCGGGAGAGGGTCGGTCGGCTCCTGGATCCCGGGTCCTTCGTGGAGATCGACGAGTATGTGACGCATCGCTGCGTCAACTTCGGCCTGGACAAGAACAAACCCCTGGGGGACGGGGTCGTCACCGGCTGGGGAACCATCGACGGACGGAAGATCTTCGTCTTCAGTCAGGACTTCACCGTCCTGGGGGGGTCGCTCGGCGAGAAGCATGCCGACAAGATCTGCAAGGTGATGGACCTGGCGATGGAGATGGGCTGCCCGGTCATAGGCCTCAACGATTCCGGCGGCGCCCGTATCCAGGAGGCCATCGACGCCCTGAACGGCTACGGCAAGATCTTCTACCGCAACACCCTCGCCAGCGGGGTGATCCCCCAGTTCTCCGTCATCATGGGGCCCACGGCGGGCGGCGCGGTCTACAGCCCCGCCCTCACGGACTTCATCTTCATGGTGGAGAAGACGGGCGTCATGCACATCACGGGCCCAGCGGTCATCAAGGCCGTTACCGGCGAGGAGGTGACGAGCGAGGAACTGGGCGGCGCGGTCACGCACAACACGAAGAGCGGCAATGCCCATTTCATGGCCTCCTCGGAGGAGGAGTGCTTCGCGCAGATCCGTAAGGTGCTCTCCTACCTGCCCCTGAACAACCTGGAGGACGCGCCCTCCAGGGAGACATCGGACAGCGTGGAGCGCGCCGACCCGGAGCTGCGCGGCGTGGTCCCCACGAACCCCAACAAGGGGTACGACGTGAGGGACGTGCTTGTGCGCGTCCTGGACGACGGGGAGTTCACCGAGGTCCAGGCGGGCTGGGCCCAGAATATCCTGACGGGCTACGGCCGCATCGGAGGACGGGCCATCGGGATCATCGCCAATCAGGCCAAGGTCATGGCGGGCTGCCTCGACATCAATGCCTCGGACAAGGCCAGCCGCTTCATCCGTCACTGCGACGCCTTCAACCTGCCGATCGTGACCTTCGTGGACGTCCCGGGCTACCTGCCTGGCGTCACCCAGGAGCACAACGGCATCATCCGGCACGGAGCCAAGCTCCTCTACGCCTACAGCGAGGCCACGGTTCCCCTCGTCACCGTCATCCTGCGCAAGGCCTATGGCGGGGCCTACTTGGCTATGAGCAGCAAATCGCTGGGGGCCGACATGGTTTTGGCCTGGCCTCAGGCCGAGATCGCCGTCATGGGGGCCGAGGGCGCGGCGAACATCGTCTTCAAGAAGGAGATCGAGGCGTCCTCCGATCCCGCCTCGGCCCGCCTCGAGAAGATAGAGGAGTACCGCAGGGCCTTCGCGACCCCCTACGTGGCGGCGGAGAGGGGCCTGGTGGACCGGGTCATCATGCCGGAGGAGACGCGCAGGGAGCTCTGGATCGCCCTGGATGGCATGGAGAGTAAGCGGGTCAGACGCCCGAGCAAGAAGCACGGCGTCATCCCGCACTGA
- a CDS encoding DUF6672 family protein: protein MRVLLRTIVLVALLALGVALFYVGREHRIFLDNKTIEADGKTFRAMEQVNVSVNGGDPVELLARDRDVVKAVGPSFSLRVEVLDSMGGDVERTIELKMTPGFGKDMMLSLPLLAAGREDFLLPPPEVQVSALSEPATPGGGEAAPGGDGAASGGMEPQPAGNP from the coding sequence ATGCGCGTCCTGCTGCGGACGATCGTCCTTGTGGCCCTGCTGGCCCTGGGGGTGGCGCTCTTCTACGTGGGAAGGGAACATCGGATCTTCCTGGACAACAAGACGATCGAGGCGGATGGAAAGACCTTTAGGGCGATGGAACAGGTCAACGTCAGCGTGAACGGGGGCGACCCCGTGGAGCTCCTCGCCCGTGACCGGGATGTCGTCAAGGCGGTGGGGCCCTCGTTCTCCCTCAGGGTGGAGGTGCTGGATTCCATGGGGGGCGACGTGGAGCGAACGATCGAGCTAAAGATGACGCCCGGTTTCGGCAAGGACATGATGCTCAGCCTCCCCCTGCTTGCCGCGGGGCGGGAGGACTTCCTCTTGCCGCCCCCCGAGGTGCAGGTCTCCGCACTGTCCGAGCCCGCGACGCCGGGAGGCGGCGAGGCGGCGCCCGGCGGCGATGGCGCGGCGAGCGGGGGGATGGAGCCGCAGCCTGCCGGAAACCCCTGA
- a CDS encoding ABC transporter permease — MNGFARNILRWVANNAVPIIFIAISAVAIPLSGFSAGHLIQELLIRIGRNSFLILSLLIPIMAGMGLNFGMVLGAMAGQIGLILVLDWAIVGIPGVALSMMIGTPIAVLLGLLCGHVLNRAKGQEMVTSYILGFFINGLYQLFVLYFMGWVIPIGNPTLVLSRGYGIRNAVSLLGIRGVLDNLIPFSFQLPFFSGTVRVPVATLLLIAAFCLFIVWFRRTKLGQDMRAIGQDMAVADSAGIAVNRTRVIAIVISTVLACYGQIIFLQNMGTLNTYNSHDQAGMFSIAALLIGGASVSRASIANVFVGVVLFHLMFIVAPMAGKNLMGQAQIGEYFRVFVSYGIIAIALVLHAWKRNRDRSEARRGLRGPAAAGKEGA, encoded by the coding sequence ATGAACGGTTTTGCGCGCAACATCCTGAGGTGGGTGGCCAACAACGCGGTCCCCATCATCTTCATCGCGATATCGGCCGTGGCCATCCCACTGTCCGGCTTCTCGGCGGGGCACCTGATCCAGGAGCTGCTGATCCGCATAGGCCGCAATTCCTTCCTGATCCTCTCCCTTCTGATCCCCATCATGGCTGGCATGGGGCTGAACTTTGGCATGGTGCTCGGAGCCATGGCGGGCCAGATTGGGCTGATCCTCGTCCTGGACTGGGCGATCGTGGGCATCCCCGGTGTCGCGCTGTCCATGATGATCGGGACGCCCATCGCCGTGCTGCTGGGCCTGCTCTGCGGACACGTCCTGAACCGCGCCAAGGGGCAGGAGATGGTGACCTCCTACATCCTGGGCTTCTTCATCAACGGCCTTTATCAGCTCTTCGTCCTCTACTTCATGGGCTGGGTCATCCCGATCGGCAACCCGACGCTCGTGCTCTCCCGCGGCTACGGCATCCGAAACGCCGTGAGCCTGTTGGGGATCCGCGGCGTGCTGGACAACCTGATTCCGTTCTCCTTTCAATTGCCATTCTTCTCCGGGACGGTCAGGGTGCCTGTGGCGACCCTCCTGCTCATCGCGGCCTTCTGCCTCTTCATCGTCTGGTTCCGCAGGACCAAGCTGGGGCAGGACATGCGCGCCATCGGGCAGGACATGGCCGTCGCCGACTCCGCAGGGATAGCGGTCAACCGTACCCGCGTCATCGCCATCGTCATCTCCACGGTGCTGGCCTGTTACGGACAGATCATCTTTTTGCAGAACATGGGGACCCTGAATACTTACAACAGCCACGATCAGGCGGGCATGTTCTCGATCGCGGCGCTCCTCATCGGGGGGGCCAGCGTCTCACGTGCAAGCATCGCCAACGTCTTCGTCGGGGTGGTGCTCTTTCACCTGATGTTCATCGTCGCCCCCATGGCGGGCAAGAACCTCATGGGCCAGGCACAGATCGGGGAGTACTTCCGCGTGTTCGTCTCCTATGGCATCATCGCCATCGCGCTGGTGCTGCACGCCTGGAAGCGTAACCGGGATCGGTCCGAGGCCCGGCGGGGCCTGCGCGGCCCCGCGGCGGCCGGAAAGGAGGGAGCGTGA
- a CDS encoding ABC transporter permease, whose amino-acid sequence MIGNFIDRAGWPRIIIGLFLLGLFVAAPFVGVRIDTSLSDTLVRFGMNGVMVLAMIPMVQSGCGLNFGLPLGIIAGLLGATLSIELDIRGPWGFVSAMLLSMPIAAVLGYFYGQLLNRVKGDEMMIATYVGFSSVAFMCIAWLLLPYKNPTMIWGYGGAGLRTTISVGDYWIHVLSDFLSFQVGHLFVPTGMFLFFGLMSFLVWLFMKSKTGTAMTAVGSNPNFARASGVNVDRMRTVSVVLSTMLGAIGILVYEQSFGFIQLYMGPFYMALPAVAAVLLGGASVNKASILNVVVGTFLFQGILTMTPSVINSVLQTDMSEVIRIIVSNGMILYALTRKVRVRR is encoded by the coding sequence ATGATCGGAAATTTTATCGATAGGGCCGGCTGGCCGAGGATCATCATTGGACTTTTCCTTTTGGGGCTCTTCGTCGCGGCCCCGTTCGTCGGTGTGCGTATAGACACCTCGCTGTCCGACACGCTGGTGCGCTTCGGCATGAACGGCGTGATGGTCCTGGCCATGATCCCGATGGTGCAGTCGGGCTGCGGCCTGAACTTCGGCCTTCCTCTGGGCATCATCGCCGGGCTCCTGGGGGCCACCCTGTCCATCGAACTCGATATCCGCGGCCCCTGGGGCTTCGTGTCCGCGATGCTGCTCTCCATGCCCATCGCGGCAGTGCTGGGCTATTTTTACGGCCAGCTCCTGAATCGGGTCAAGGGGGACGAGATGATGATCGCCACCTACGTCGGCTTCTCGTCCGTGGCCTTCATGTGCATCGCCTGGCTGCTGCTGCCCTACAAAAATCCCACGATGATCTGGGGGTACGGGGGGGCGGGGCTGCGTACCACCATCAGCGTCGGCGACTATTGGATACACGTCCTGAGCGACTTCCTCTCCTTCCAGGTGGGGCACCTCTTCGTCCCGACGGGGATGTTCCTCTTCTTCGGCCTGATGAGCTTCCTGGTGTGGCTCTTCATGAAGAGCAAGACGGGGACGGCCATGACGGCCGTCGGTTCCAACCCGAACTTCGCAAGGGCCTCGGGCGTGAACGTGGACCGCATGAGGACGGTCTCGGTCGTCCTCTCCACGATGCTGGGGGCGATCGGCATCCTGGTCTACGAGCAGAGCTTCGGCTTCATCCAGCTGTACATGGGCCCCTTCTACATGGCGCTTCCCGCCGTGGCGGCCGTCCTGCTGGGCGGGGCCTCGGTCAACAAGGCCTCGATCCTCAATGTCGTGGTCGGGACCTTCCTCTTCCAGGGCATCCTGACCATGACGCCCTCCGTCATCAACAGCGTGCTGCAGACGGACATGTCGGAGGTCATCCGCATTATCGTGAGCAATGGGATGATCCTCTATGCCCTGACGAGAAAGGTGAGGGTGAGACGATGA
- a CDS encoding sugar ABC transporter ATP-binding protein has translation MALSDTPLLRLERIGKEYYGNRVLSNVNFSLMPGEILGLVGENGAGKSTLMNILFGMPVITNTGGYEGTISMNGAPVRFSSPFQALEAGIGMVHQEFSLIPGFTATENILLNREVLNKSLLEHVFSERMSTLNRNAMRERAGRAIRTLGVEIGVDTVVAEMPVGYKQFIEIAREIDRRQTRLLFLDEPTAVLTETEAQILLSALKKLAESGIGIIFISHRLHEVKELCDRIVVLRDGEVIREADAGSASVRDIASWMVGRHVEEHGREGREKEGRERAQSNSAALAVEHLWVDMPGETVRDVSFEVLKGEIFGIGGLAGHGKLGIPNGIMGLYPSGGEVRLFGNPIPLDSPRKALDSRMAFVSEDRRGVGLLLDERIDWNITFTAMQVQNRFLKRIPLLGIRLRDDRAISREAERYIEALEIKCTGPGQRAAELSGGNQQKVCLAKAFALQPEVLLVCEPTRGIDIGAKALVLDTLRRHNEEHGTTIVVTSSELEELRSICDRIAIVGEGRIAGVLPAASPAEEFGLLMMGSE, from the coding sequence ATGGCATTGTCCGATACTCCCCTGTTGAGGCTGGAGAGGATAGGGAAGGAATATTACGGGAACAGGGTGCTCTCGAACGTCAATTTCTCCCTGATGCCGGGCGAGATCCTGGGCCTGGTGGGGGAGAACGGCGCGGGTAAGTCCACGCTCATGAACATCCTTTTTGGAATGCCCGTAATTACGAATACGGGCGGCTACGAGGGGACGATCAGCATGAACGGGGCGCCCGTTCGGTTCTCCTCTCCGTTTCAGGCGCTCGAGGCCGGCATTGGCATGGTGCATCAGGAATTCTCCCTTATCCCCGGCTTTACGGCGACGGAAAATATTCTGCTCAACCGCGAGGTGCTCAACAAGTCCCTGCTGGAGCACGTCTTCAGCGAACGCATGTCCACCCTGAACCGGAACGCGATGCGGGAGCGGGCCGGCAGGGCCATCCGGACCCTGGGGGTGGAGATCGGGGTGGACACGGTCGTTGCGGAGATGCCGGTGGGGTACAAGCAGTTTATCGAGATCGCCCGGGAGATCGACCGCAGGCAGACCCGCCTTCTCTTCCTGGACGAGCCCACGGCCGTCCTGACGGAGACCGAGGCTCAGATCCTCCTTTCTGCGTTGAAAAAACTGGCAGAGAGCGGCATCGGGATCATATTTATCTCGCACCGCCTGCACGAGGTCAAGGAGCTGTGCGACCGCATCGTCGTTCTCAGGGACGGGGAGGTGATCCGCGAGGCGGACGCCGGGAGCGCCTCGGTCCGGGATATCGCCTCCTGGATGGTGGGACGCCACGTGGAGGAACACGGGAGAGAAGGTCGCGAAAAAGAAGGGCGCGAACGGGCCCAATCGAATTCCGCCGCCTTGGCCGTGGAACACCTCTGGGTCGATATGCCGGGGGAGACCGTCCGCGACGTCTCCTTCGAGGTGCTAAAGGGCGAGATCTTCGGCATCGGCGGTTTGGCCGGGCACGGCAAGCTGGGGATCCCCAACGGGATTATGGGGCTCTACCCCTCGGGTGGGGAGGTCAGGCTTTTTGGGAACCCCATCCCCCTGGACTCGCCCCGGAAGGCCCTGGACAGCCGCATGGCCTTCGTCTCGGAGGACCGCCGCGGCGTGGGCCTGCTCTTGGACGAGCGCATCGATTGGAACATCACCTTCACCGCCATGCAGGTCCAGAACCGCTTTTTGAAAAGGATCCCGCTGCTGGGGATCCGGCTTCGGGACGACCGGGCCATCAGCCGGGAGGCCGAGCGGTACATCGAGGCCCTGGAGATCAAATGCACGGGGCCGGGGCAGAGGGCCGCAGAGCTCTCCGGGGGAAATCAGCAGAAGGTCTGTCTGGCCAAGGCCTTCGCGCTCCAGCCCGAGGTCCTGCTCGTGTGCGAGCCCACGCGGGGCATCGATATCGGGGCCAAGGCGCTGGTGCTCGACACTTTGAGGCGGCATAACGAGGAACACGGAACGACGATCGTCGTCACCTCCTCGGAGCTCGAGGAGCTGCGCTCCATCTGCGACCGCATCGCCATCGTGGGCGAGGGGCGCATCGCGGGCGTTCTGCCCGCCGCAAGTCCGGCCGAGGAGTTCGGTCTCCTGATGATGGGGTCGGAGTAG
- a CDS encoding DUF3798 domain-containing protein, with product MLFAGAAAAAEAPFHIGIMTGTLSQSEDSLRGAELMVQKYGDAGHGGMVAHVTYPDSFMAEMETTIGQIVGLADDPKMKVIVVNEAIPGTSEAFRRVREKRPDIILLAGTAQEDPAVITAAADLAIIPDDISRGYTIPLGAQKMGAKTFVHISFPRHMSYETLGRRRAIMEAACRDLGIRFVAETAPDPTSDVGVAGAQQFILEKMPAWIEKYGKDTAFFCTNDAHTEPLLKRIAELGGYFVEADLPSPLMGYPGALGIDLSQEKGDWPAILKKVEETVDKAGGKGRMGTWAFSYGYTTTAALAEFGKRVVEEKAKVDSLKDLIACYNEFTPGAKWSANYYTDAGTDVRNRKMVMVRQDTYVLGKGYLGVADVEVPEAYFKVTR from the coding sequence ATGCTGTTCGCGGGGGCTGCTGCGGCGGCGGAGGCGCCCTTTCATATCGGCATCATGACGGGCACCCTGTCCCAGAGCGAGGACAGCCTGCGCGGAGCGGAGCTGATGGTCCAGAAATATGGCGACGCCGGTCACGGCGGGATGGTCGCCCACGTCACCTACCCCGACAGCTTCATGGCCGAGATGGAGACGACCATCGGCCAGATCGTCGGCCTTGCGGACGACCCCAAAATGAAGGTCATCGTCGTCAACGAGGCGATTCCGGGGACGTCCGAGGCCTTCCGCCGCGTGCGGGAAAAGCGGCCCGACATCATCCTCCTCGCAGGGACCGCTCAGGAGGACCCGGCGGTCATCACGGCGGCCGCGGACCTGGCCATCATCCCCGACGACATCAGCCGCGGCTACACCATCCCGCTCGGCGCGCAGAAGATGGGCGCCAAGACCTTCGTGCACATCTCCTTTCCACGCCACATGAGCTACGAGACGCTGGGCCGCCGCCGCGCGATCATGGAGGCTGCGTGCAGGGATCTGGGCATCCGGTTCGTGGCCGAGACGGCGCCGGACCCGACGAGCGACGTGGGGGTGGCGGGGGCGCAGCAGTTCATCCTGGAGAAGATGCCGGCCTGGATTGAAAAGTACGGCAAGGACACGGCGTTCTTCTGCACCAACGACGCCCATACGGAGCCGCTGCTGAAGCGTATCGCCGAGCTGGGCGGGTATTTTGTCGAGGCGGACCTTCCCTCCCCGTTGATGGGGTATCCCGGAGCCCTGGGCATCGACCTCTCCCAGGAGAAGGGCGACTGGCCGGCGATCCTGAAGAAGGTCGAGGAGACGGTCGATAAGGCCGGGGGCAAGGGGCGCATGGGGACCTGGGCGTTTTCCTACGGCTACACCACCACAGCGGCGCTGGCCGAGTTCGGCAAAAGGGTCGTGGAGGAGAAGGCCAAGGTGGACAGCTTAAAAGACCTCATCGCCTGCTACAACGAGTTCACGCCCGGGGCCAAGTGGAGCGCCAACTATTACACGGACGCGGGGACCGACGTCCGCAACAGGAAGATGGTCATGGTGCGTCAGGATACCTATGTCCTGGGCAAGGGGTACCTGGGCGTGGCGGACGTCGAGGTGCCGGAGGCGTACTTTAAAGTCACCCGATAG
- a CDS encoding DUF3798 domain-containing protein produces MKSVLWGLLLVFLFAGAAAAAEEAPFHIGIMTGTVSQSEDDLRGAELMIQKYGNSAEGGMVTHLTYPDNFMSEMETTIGQIVGLADDPKMKVIVVNQAVPGTAEGFRRVREKRPDIILLAGTAQEDPAVITAAADVATIADDISRGYTIPLGAQKMGAKTFVHVSFPRHMSYETLGRRRAIMEAACKDLGIQFVFETAPDPTSDVGVAGAQQFILEKMPAWIEKYGKDTAFFCTNDAHTEPLLKRIAELGGYFVEADLPSPLMGYPGALGIDLSQEKGDWPAILKKVEEAVEKAGGKGRMGTWAYSIGYTHSAALAEFGKRVVEEKAKVDSLKDLVACYNEFTPGAKWNASYYTDAGTGVRNKKMVMVRQDTYVLGKGYLGVADVEVPEKYFKITK; encoded by the coding sequence ATGAAGTCTGTGCTGTGGGGGTTGCTTTTGGTCTTTTTGTTCGCGGGGGCCGCGGCCGCGGCGGAGGAAGCGCCCTTTCACATCGGCATCATGACGGGTACCGTCTCCCAGAGTGAGGACGACCTGCGTGGCGCCGAGCTGATGATCCAGAAGTACGGCAATTCGGCCGAGGGCGGGATGGTCACACACCTTACCTATCCCGACAACTTCATGTCCGAGATGGAGACGACTATCGGCCAGATCGTCGGCCTTGCGGATGATCCCAAGATGAAGGTCATCGTGGTCAATCAGGCCGTCCCTGGGACGGCCGAGGGCTTCCGCCGTGTGCGCGAGAAGCGGCCCGACATCATTCTCCTCGCGGGGACCGCCCAGGAGGACCCGGCGGTCATCACCGCAGCCGCGGACGTGGCCACCATTGCCGACGACATCAGCCGCGGCTACACCATTCCGCTCGGCGCGCAGAAGATGGGTGCCAAGACCTTCGTGCACGTCTCCTTCCCGCGTCACATGAGCTACGAGACGTTGGGCCGTCGCCGCGCCATCATGGAGGCCGCGTGCAAGGACCTGGGCATCCAGTTCGTGTTCGAGACGGCGCCGGATCCGACGAGCGACGTGGGCGTGGCGGGCGCGCAGCAGTTCATCTTGGAGAAGATGCCGGCCTGGATCGAGAAGTATGGCAAGGACACGGCGTTCTTCTGCACCAACGACGCCCATACGGAGCCGCTGCTGAAGCGCATCGCCGAGCTGGGCGGGTATTTCGTCGAGGCCGACCTTCCCTCGCCGCTGATGGGGTATCCCGGAGCCCTGGGCATCGACCTGTCCCAGGAGAAGGGCGACTGGCCGGCGATCCTGAAGAAGGTCGAGGAGGCCGTGGAGAAGGCCGGCGGAAAGGGACGCATGGGGACATGGGCCTACTCCATCGGTTACACCCACAGCGCGGCACTGGCCGAGTTCGGCAAGAGGGTCGTGGAGGAGAAGGCCAAGGTGGACAGCCTCAAGGACCTCGTTGCCTGCTACAACGAGTTCACGCCCGGCGCCAAGTGGAACGCCAGCTATTACACGGATGCGGGGACCGGCGTCCGCAACAAGAAGATGGTCATGGTGCGTCAGGATACCTATGTCCTGGGCAAGGGGTACCTGGGCGTGGCGGACGTTGAGGTGCCGGAGAAGTACTTCAAGATCACCAAGTAG
- a CDS encoding SurA N-terminal domain-containing protein, producing MVMRKLRTQMRWIMLAIVVAFLLSTFLMYEGRGTRRGPRQSSNGAMEDYEVAQVNGRPLMRSELEQRLRNYLENYGQRGMASLDMPALYKSLLDQYAFELQLAQEVRDRGIQVTDAEAEQAMKEYADQAFPTREAFYQSLERSGIRVEDYKKGIARQMANEQLMRTAVGEVVVSEDEAVRFYDTMKELLYRQPEGFKVHLARFTASGDAEALRERLMGEESWEAAVSGDAMVSRDVISVTDKAIFLSGGAFDVGPLAPMKSLDVGQVSPVLELASGDFAVGLKSERVEERITPYDEVSADVRVLLKQQKERQNLEAFERSLRDKAKVEIYDEALFAGTAPEVSKDLAPEAPASGDAAPVASDGVSGDKAPQ from the coding sequence ATGGTGATGCGGAAGCTGCGGACTCAGATGCGTTGGATCATGCTTGCGATTGTGGTGGCCTTTCTGCTCTCGACGTTCCTCATGTACGAGGGGCGGGGGACCCGGAGGGGGCCGCGCCAGTCCTCGAATGGGGCGATGGAGGATTACGAGGTGGCCCAGGTCAACGGAAGGCCCCTGATGCGGTCCGAGCTGGAGCAGCGGCTGAGGAACTACCTGGAGAACTATGGGCAGCGCGGAATGGCGTCTTTGGATATGCCGGCCCTTTACAAGTCCCTGCTGGACCAGTACGCGTTCGAGCTCCAGCTTGCCCAGGAGGTCCGGGATCGGGGGATCCAGGTGACGGACGCCGAGGCGGAGCAGGCGATGAAGGAGTATGCCGACCAGGCGTTTCCGACGCGCGAGGCCTTCTATCAGTCCCTGGAGCGTTCGGGGATAAGGGTCGAGGATTATAAGAAGGGAATCGCCCGGCAGATGGCCAACGAGCAGCTCATGCGCACCGCCGTCGGTGAGGTCGTCGTCAGCGAGGACGAGGCGGTCCGCTTCTACGACACCATGAAGGAATTGCTCTACCGTCAGCCCGAGGGCTTCAAGGTCCACCTGGCCCGCTTCACCGCAAGTGGGGACGCGGAGGCGCTTCGAGAACGCCTGATGGGCGAGGAGAGCTGGGAGGCGGCCGTCTCGGGTGATGCCATGGTCTCCAGGGACGTTATCAGCGTTACGGACAAGGCGATATTCCTCTCCGGCGGCGCTTTTGACGTTGGGCCCCTGGCGCCGATGAAATCGCTGGACGTCGGTCAGGTCAGTCCCGTTCTCGAGCTGGCGAGCGGAGACTTTGCCGTAGGGCTCAAGAGCGAGAGGGTCGAGGAGCGGATCACCCCCTACGACGAGGTGAGCGCGGACGTTCGCGTGCTCCTGAAGCAGCAGAAGGAACGCCAGAATCTCGAGGCCTTCGAGAGGTCCCTTCGGGATAAGGCTAAGGTCGAGATCTACGACGAGGCCCTTTTCGCGGGGACGGCCCCGGAGGTTTCAAAGGACCTCGCTCCCGAGGCTCCCGCGTCCGGGGACGCTGCGCCCGTGGCCAGTGACGGCGTATCGGGGGACAAGGCCCCGCAATAA